A region of Thiofilum sp. DNA encodes the following proteins:
- the dbpA gene encoding ATP-dependent RNA helicase DbpA produces MSTAFASLSLSADQLTNLDTLGYKEMTPIQAQALPQALKGFDLIAQAKTGSGKTAVFALTLLNKLDPQSFAVQGLVLCPTRELSTQVANEIRRLAKHLPNVKVVTLFGGQPLPPQAESLKHGAHIVVGTPGRIHDHLGKGTLDLRRVQTLVLDEADRMLEMGFQEDIDAILYQTPKRRQTLLFSATYPDNIKTLSAQYQNQPLFVKVESVHTAQVIEQRSFICAKEQRLEALQQVLQAFQPRSAVIFCNMKVGVREVTEYLKQAGFSVKALHGELEQRERDEVLIQFKHQSCQLLVATDVAARGLDIEDLPCVINYELPQNPDVYIHRIGRTGRAGREGLALNLLTESERFKLIDLEELQTAQLDTESIHDLAIHHSKPNIAPFVTLCILGGRKDKLRAGDILGALTGEKGIDGKAVGKIDILDQTAYVAIARPLAKAALNQLSQGKIKGKKYRVWQLH; encoded by the coding sequence ATGTCGACTGCATTTGCCTCTTTGTCTTTATCCGCTGACCAACTGACCAACCTAGATACACTAGGTTATAAAGAAATGACGCCCATTCAAGCCCAAGCGCTGCCCCAAGCACTCAAAGGCTTTGACTTAATTGCTCAAGCTAAAACAGGTAGCGGCAAAACGGCGGTCTTTGCCCTGACCTTATTGAATAAGCTCGACCCACAAAGTTTTGCCGTGCAGGGATTGGTATTGTGCCCAACACGCGAGCTAAGTACTCAAGTCGCAAATGAAATCCGCCGCTTAGCTAAGCATTTACCCAATGTCAAAGTCGTGACCTTATTTGGTGGGCAACCCTTACCGCCACAAGCTGAATCCTTAAAACATGGTGCACATATTGTGGTCGGCACACCAGGGCGGATTCACGACCATTTAGGCAAAGGCACTTTGGATTTAAGGCGCGTACAAACTTTAGTACTCGATGAAGCAGATCGCATGTTGGAAATGGGTTTTCAGGAAGATATTGATGCGATTCTCTATCAAACACCTAAAAGACGCCAAACCTTATTATTTTCCGCGACTTATCCTGACAATATTAAAACGCTGAGTGCTCAATATCAGAATCAACCTTTATTCGTCAAAGTTGAATCCGTACATACGGCTCAAGTGATTGAACAACGCTCGTTTATCTGTGCTAAAGAGCAACGCTTAGAGGCTTTACAGCAGGTCTTACAAGCTTTTCAACCGCGCTCGGCTGTGATTTTCTGCAATATGAAAGTGGGCGTGCGTGAAGTGACTGAATATTTAAAACAAGCAGGGTTTAGTGTGAAAGCCTTGCACGGTGAATTAGAACAACGCGAGCGCGATGAAGTACTCATTCAATTTAAACATCAAAGCTGTCAATTATTAGTCGCTACCGATGTGGCGGCACGCGGCTTAGATATTGAGGATTTGCCGTGTGTGATTAATTATGAATTGCCACAAAATCCTGATGTGTATATTCATCGTATTGGGCGTACCGGACGCGCGGGGCGTGAAGGTTTGGCGCTTAATCTATTGACGGAGAGTGAACGCTTTAAACTGATTGATCTTGAAGAATTACAAACTGCTCAGCTTGATACTGAGTCGATTCACGATTTAGCTATTCATCACAGTAAACCTAATATTGCTCCTTTTGTGACGCTATGTATTTTGGGTGGACGTAAAGATAAATTACGGGCAGGCGATATATTAGGAGCACTTACGGGAGAAAAAGGTATTGATGGTAAAGCGGTGGGTAAGATTGATATTTTAGACCAGACTGCCTATGTAGCGATTGCTCGTCCTTTAGCCAAAGCCGCATTAAATCAATTGAGTCAGGGTAAGATTAAAGGGAAAAAGTATCGGGTTTGGCAGTTGCACTAA
- a CDS encoding ATP-grasp domain-containing protein: MRIWFNKTFSSISSVLMSLRQAEDIVPITTIVSHTNVAAPAFLVADEYALEPKGLMGEKYLRWCLQFCEEQSIDVFWVAKEARFLGRHRDKFADLGTQLLLVAEPEALGLIGNKGEFYRTLPPEVAQVMDNIAVRNKVEFDQALATFSTKHKSLCIKPSVSVFGLGFRVLDTKRDSITHLVKGVEYEIPLHELRAGMENTPEFPEMLVMENLSGHEWSVDCAGWQGELLCAIQRRKLAAGLGQLIDNNADIQGMVERLTAHFKLNGIFNIQFKLGAHGPRLLEINTRPSGGFGMACLAGVNLAQLVVQKLQSKPLSARNVQYGLRVSEISMPVILNANTQDLSAEADDLED, encoded by the coding sequence ATGCGTATTTGGTTTAATAAAACATTTTCTAGTATTAGCTCGGTATTAATGAGCCTACGCCAAGCGGAAGATATTGTTCCGATTACCACCATTGTAAGCCACACTAATGTAGCAGCACCTGCGTTTTTAGTAGCCGACGAATACGCGCTAGAGCCTAAGGGTTTAATGGGGGAAAAGTATTTAAGATGGTGCTTACAGTTTTGTGAGGAGCAGTCTATTGACGTGTTTTGGGTAGCCAAAGAAGCGCGTTTTTTAGGGCGTCACCGCGACAAGTTTGCGGATCTAGGTACTCAATTACTCTTAGTGGCTGAGCCAGAAGCCTTAGGTTTAATCGGTAATAAGGGTGAGTTTTACCGCACTTTACCGCCAGAAGTCGCACAAGTGATGGATAATATTGCTGTGCGTAATAAGGTTGAATTTGATCAAGCCCTAGCCACTTTTTCCACAAAACATAAGAGTTTATGTATTAAACCCTCGGTGTCAGTCTTTGGTTTAGGGTTTCGGGTTTTGGATACTAAACGCGATAGTATTACTCATTTGGTCAAAGGGGTTGAATATGAAATTCCATTACATGAGTTACGCGCAGGGATGGAAAACACACCCGAATTCCCTGAAATGTTGGTGATGGAAAATTTGAGTGGGCATGAGTGGAGTGTCGATTGTGCAGGTTGGCAAGGCGAATTATTGTGCGCGATTCAACGCCGTAAACTCGCTGCTGGCTTGGGGCAGTTAATTGATAATAATGCCGATATTCAAGGCATGGTAGAGCGTTTGACCGCGCACTTTAAGCTCAATGGCATTTTTAATATTCAATTTAAATTAGGTGCTCATGGTCCGCGTTTGCTAGAGATCAATACCCGACCTTCCGGTGGTTTTGGTATGGCGTGTTTGGCGGGAGTGAATTTGGCGCAATTAGTAGTGCAAAAGCTTCAAAGTAAACCGCTCAGTGCGCGTAATGTTCAATATGGTTTACGGGTGAGTGAAATAAGCATGCCTGTAATTCTTAATGCTAATACTCAAGATCTGTCTGCCGAGGCTGATGATTTAGAGGATTAA
- a CDS encoding HypC/HybG/HupF family hydrogenase formation chaperone, with amino-acid sequence MCIGIPARIIELLDAECYLAIAELNGEKRSISIAALVDDEHPAESCVGEWVLVHVGFAVSRLDEAEALQRLALLNELGTIQSTLGTS; translated from the coding sequence GTGTGTATTGGTATTCCAGCGCGGATTATAGAACTATTGGATGCTGAGTGTTATTTGGCTATAGCAGAGCTGAATGGTGAAAAGCGCTCGATTAGTATTGCTGCACTGGTCGATGACGAACACCCTGCCGAGAGCTGTGTAGGTGAGTGGGTATTGGTGCATGTTGGTTTTGCAGTGAGTCGCTTAGACGAAGCCGAGGCTTTGCAGCGGCTAGCTCTATTGAACGAGCTTGGCACAATACAGTCTACTCTTGGTACAAGCTAA
- a CDS encoding nickel-dependent hydrogenase large subunit, with protein sequence MTERVVVDPITRIEGHLRIEAQMNGNTIEQAYSAGTMVRGIEIILRGRDPRDAWAYAQRICGVCTLVHGIASVRSVENALNYKIPPNAQLIRNLMIAAQYVHDHVMHFYHLHALDWVDVVSALSADPKATAELAQTVSPHWPNASAGYFADQQAKLKKFVEAGQLGIFAKAYWGHPAYKLPPEANLMAVSHYLEALAWQRDVVKLHAIFGGKNPHPNFLVGGVPCAIDLNSDSALNMKRLAQVQDIIKKMQIFVDQVYVPDTLAIAGFYKDWFKQGEGLGNFMTYGDFPEKGMDDPASFLIPAGVILKRDLSNIYPVDLNAADQIQEFVAHSWYDYSGGKTQGLHPYEGETALNYTGPKPPYTQLNVDESYSWLKSPRWKGEAVEVGPLARVLMLYATGHEQTKALVDYTLKTLDVPIDALYSTLGRTAARTLETKIIADKMQTWFDQLLANIKAGDTKTFNETLWEPASWPSKAQGVGYMEAPRGALAHWIVIENQKIANYQAVVPSTWNAGPRDVQNQAGAYEASLQGHVLHDPKQPVEILRTIHSFDPCIACAVHVTDPEGEELIKVQLR encoded by the coding sequence ATGACTGAACGTGTCGTTGTCGACCCTATTACCCGCATCGAAGGTCACTTACGTATAGAAGCGCAAATGAATGGTAATACTATTGAGCAAGCCTATTCGGCGGGAACCATGGTGCGCGGTATTGAGATTATTTTACGGGGACGCGACCCGCGTGATGCTTGGGCTTATGCCCAGCGTATTTGCGGGGTGTGTACCTTAGTGCATGGTATTGCCTCAGTACGCTCGGTAGAAAATGCGCTTAATTATAAAATCCCACCGAATGCCCAATTGATTCGCAATTTAATGATTGCAGCGCAATACGTGCATGATCATGTGATGCATTTTTACCATTTACATGCTCTGGATTGGGTGGATGTGGTTTCAGCTTTAAGTGCTGATCCTAAAGCGACCGCTGAACTCGCTCAAACGGTCTCACCTCACTGGCCGAATGCTTCAGCGGGGTATTTTGCTGACCAGCAGGCTAAATTGAAAAAGTTTGTCGAAGCGGGTCAATTAGGTATTTTTGCTAAAGCCTACTGGGGACATCCCGCTTATAAACTACCTCCTGAAGCTAATTTAATGGCGGTGTCACATTACCTTGAAGCGTTGGCTTGGCAACGCGATGTTGTCAAACTACATGCTATCTTCGGAGGCAAAAACCCTCATCCTAATTTCTTGGTGGGCGGTGTACCGTGTGCGATTGATTTGAACTCTGATTCTGCGCTTAATATGAAGCGTCTAGCACAAGTGCAAGATATTATTAAGAAAATGCAGATCTTCGTTGATCAAGTCTATGTGCCTGATACCTTAGCGATTGCTGGCTTTTATAAAGACTGGTTTAAGCAAGGCGAAGGCTTAGGTAATTTCATGACCTATGGTGATTTTCCTGAAAAGGGTATGGATGATCCAGCTTCGTTTTTAATTCCAGCAGGTGTAATTCTCAAACGCGATTTATCCAACATTTATCCGGTTGACCTGAATGCAGCCGATCAAATTCAGGAATTCGTGGCTCACTCTTGGTATGACTATAGCGGTGGCAAAACTCAAGGTTTACATCCTTATGAGGGTGAAACCGCGCTCAATTACACCGGCCCCAAACCACCCTATACCCAATTAAATGTCGACGAATCGTATTCATGGCTCAAATCACCACGCTGGAAAGGCGAAGCGGTCGAGGTAGGACCACTGGCTCGCGTATTGATGTTATATGCCACCGGGCATGAGCAAACTAAAGCCTTAGTCGATTACACCTTAAAAACCTTAGATGTACCGATTGATGCCTTGTATTCTACTCTGGGGCGTACTGCGGCCCGCACCTTAGAGACCAAAATTATTGCTGATAAAATGCAAACTTGGTTTGATCAACTACTAGCTAATATCAAAGCGGGCGACACTAAAACCTTTAATGAAACCCTATGGGAACCTGCTAGCTGGCCTAGCAAAGCGCAAGGGGTGGGTTATATGGAAGCACCGCGTGGCGCTTTAGCACATTGGATTGTGATTGAAAATCAAAAGATTGCTAATTATCAAGCAGTAGTTCCAAGTACTTGGAATGCAGGTCCGCGCGATGTACAAAATCAAGCAGGGGCTTATGAGGCTTCGCTACAAGGACATGTGTTGCATGATCCCAAACAACCTGTAGAGATCTTACGCACTATCCACAGCTTTGATCCCTGTATTGCTTGCGCGGTGCATGTGACTGATCCTGAGGGCGAAGAGCTGATCAAAGTACAATTGAGGTGA
- a CDS encoding (Fe-S)-binding protein yields MSNLTLERGINAFKAQIDAPMASFFSSCVSCGMCADACLFYTENPDPRHTPIYKLEPLRRVWEQEYTLIGKLKAKLGLSKPVTDAELAEWQELVYNNCSLCGRCTLICPVGNDITYMIRKMREGMVASGHAPEGLIGASTRAITIGSPMGVKLPALQAQVRHLEKSSGLEVPFDKEGAEYLIMLSSMEIMNYPEYLGAVAKILTNAGKTWTLSSDCFEATNSGIQIGSSDIARELVSRVVAAAEKLKVKTVISPECGHAYTALRWEGPNLIGRPYTFAAKHIVEVLDELRAQGLVQTEGFEEAKLTFHDPCQLVRRGGVVQQPRNLLNMVAKNFVEMADAGTLNWCCGAGGGVSANEDAEEVKLKAFQRKKKQLDALQVDTLVTACANCRIQLEEGMEVNQMDIPVVGLTEMIADHLKVLPSEGVKP; encoded by the coding sequence ATGAGCAATTTAACACTCGAACGCGGTATTAATGCCTTTAAAGCACAAATTGATGCTCCTATGGCAAGCTTCTTTAGCTCTTGTGTGTCGTGTGGCATGTGCGCTGATGCCTGCTTGTTTTATACCGAAAATCCTGATCCGCGCCATACACCGATTTATAAACTCGAACCTTTGCGGCGGGTATGGGAGCAGGAATACACCTTAATCGGTAAACTCAAGGCTAAATTGGGTTTAAGCAAACCTGTCACCGATGCTGAACTGGCTGAATGGCAAGAATTGGTTTACAACAATTGCTCTCTTTGCGGGCGCTGTACCCTGATTTGCCCTGTGGGTAATGATATTACCTATATGATTCGCAAAATGCGTGAAGGTATGGTGGCCTCTGGTCATGCGCCCGAAGGCTTAATTGGAGCCTCCACTCGTGCCATCACTATTGGTAGCCCGATGGGAGTCAAATTACCCGCACTACAAGCTCAAGTACGTCACTTAGAGAAGTCCAGTGGACTCGAAGTGCCCTTCGATAAAGAAGGGGCTGAGTACTTGATCATGCTGTCCTCAATGGAAATTATGAACTATCCCGAATACTTAGGGGCAGTCGCTAAAATTCTAACTAATGCGGGAAAAACATGGACCTTAAGCAGTGATTGTTTTGAGGCCACTAATTCGGGGATTCAAATTGGTTCCTCCGACATTGCCCGTGAATTAGTCAGTCGCGTAGTAGCAGCGGCTGAAAAGCTGAAAGTTAAAACCGTGATTAGTCCCGAATGCGGACATGCTTATACGGCTCTACGCTGGGAAGGTCCCAATTTAATCGGTCGACCTTATACCTTTGCAGCTAAACATATTGTCGAAGTATTAGACGAATTACGTGCTCAAGGTTTAGTGCAAACCGAAGGTTTTGAAGAGGCTAAGCTCACCTTTCATGACCCTTGTCAATTAGTACGGCGGGGCGGTGTAGTACAGCAGCCACGTAATTTACTGAATATGGTGGCTAAAAACTTCGTTGAAATGGCGGATGCAGGCACATTGAATTGGTGTTGTGGTGCAGGTGGTGGAGTGAGTGCTAATGAAGATGCTGAAGAGGTTAAACTTAAAGCCTTTCAACGTAAGAAAAAACAATTAGATGCATTACAGGTGGATACCCTCGTAACCGCTTGTGCTAACTGCCGTATCCAATTGGAAGAAGGCATGGAAGTGAATCAAATGGATATTCCTGTGGTGGGTTTAACTGAAATGATCGCCGATCACCTCAAAGTACTACCTAGCGAAGGAGTGAAACCATGA
- a CDS encoding hydrogenase small subunit, whose product MKLLNLPFTQTVGEHLQAQGISRRAFLKFCSLLASSMALAPSLVPQLAQALEKAQRPSVIWLSFQECTGCTESITRSHSPSLEALIFDAISLDYHHTLQAASGFGAEAAREEAMKEHHGKYVLIVDGSIPLDNPGYSTIAGISNLDMLKEAASGAAAIIALGTCAAYGGLPKADPNPTGAVAVADIIKDKPIINIPGCPPIPVVITGVIAHFLAFGLPELDSLGRPKAFYGQNIHDRCYRRPFYERGLFAETFDDTGAKAGWCLYKLGCKGPITYNACATLKWNDGTSFPIESGHGCIGCSEPNFWDFGGFYRAVSIPQQVSGKQVIYAAAAGIAAGVAISALNKKTKTAAASAHQTVTVNELNQES is encoded by the coding sequence ATGAAACTGCTTAATCTCCCCTTTACCCAAACGGTTGGTGAGCACTTACAGGCACAAGGCATTTCACGGCGAGCGTTTCTGAAATTTTGTAGCCTGCTAGCTTCGAGTATGGCACTCGCACCGAGCCTAGTTCCACAACTGGCTCAAGCGTTAGAAAAGGCTCAACGCCCTTCTGTCATTTGGCTCTCGTTTCAAGAGTGCACTGGCTGCACTGAATCAATCACACGCTCACATAGTCCTAGCCTTGAAGCGCTAATCTTTGATGCGATTTCATTAGATTATCACCATACCTTACAAGCCGCTTCAGGCTTTGGAGCAGAAGCGGCGCGTGAAGAGGCTATGAAAGAGCATCATGGTAAGTATGTACTCATCGTCGATGGTTCTATCCCGCTGGATAATCCGGGCTACTCGACTATTGCGGGTATTAGCAATCTGGACATGCTCAAGGAAGCGGCGTCAGGGGCTGCGGCTATTATTGCCTTAGGGACTTGTGCAGCTTATGGTGGTTTGCCTAAAGCGGATCCCAACCCCACAGGTGCGGTAGCGGTTGCCGATATTATTAAAGACAAACCGATTATTAATATCCCCGGCTGTCCACCGATTCCGGTGGTGATTACGGGGGTGATAGCCCACTTTTTAGCGTTTGGTCTGCCTGAATTGGATAGCTTAGGGCGTCCTAAAGCTTTCTATGGGCAAAATATTCATGATCGTTGCTATCGCCGTCCTTTTTATGAGCGCGGTCTGTTTGCTGAAACCTTTGATGATACTGGAGCCAAAGCGGGTTGGTGTTTATATAAGTTAGGCTGTAAAGGCCCTATTACTTACAACGCTTGCGCCACTTTAAAATGGAATGATGGCACTAGCTTTCCTATTGAATCTGGGCATGGTTGTATTGGTTGCTCCGAACCCAATTTTTGGGATTTTGGTGGTTTTTATCGCGCCGTATCTATCCCACAACAAGTATCCGGTAAGCAGGTGATTTATGCGGCGGCGGCGGGGATTGCAGCAGGGGTCGCTATTAGCGCTTTAAATAAAAAAACCAAAACAGCAGCGGCTAGTGCTCACCAAACCGTGACTGTCAATGAATTAAATCAGGAGTCATGA
- a CDS encoding hydrogenase expression/formation C-terminal domain-containing protein, with the protein MTLASIPVHSEAPHTGNLRPIQHEILQALTHLVTEEKSGMIDLHGLPFSEADYNALEDFLGEGDIDITLNILGKTRIRESSYAGVWRLEHFDPNDQRIGYFIEIGYVPEILRSQCDDIKAGLDVMKTVLMMEEDVDETA; encoded by the coding sequence ATGACATTAGCCAGCATTCCTGTACACAGTGAAGCGCCCCATACGGGTAATCTACGCCCCATCCAACACGAAATTCTCCAAGCACTCACCCATCTAGTGACCGAAGAAAAGTCAGGGATGATTGATTTACACGGCCTACCTTTTAGTGAAGCGGACTATAACGCCTTAGAAGACTTTCTCGGTGAAGGCGATATTGATATTACCCTTAACATATTAGGCAAAACGCGTATTCGTGAAAGTAGCTATGCGGGTGTGTGGCGTCTTGAGCATTTTGATCCTAATGATCAACGCATTGGTTATTTTATTGAAATTGGCTACGTGCCTGAAATTCTACGCTCTCAGTGCGATGATATTAAAGCCGGACTCGATGTGATGAAAACGGTATTAATGATGGAGGAAGATGTGGATGAAACTGCTTAA
- a CDS encoding HyaD/HybD family hydrogenase maturation endopeptidase, translating into MLVLGIGNHLLQDEGIGIHLLRFMEQHYPAIPEVTYLDGGTLSFTLASIIEEHNHLLVLDAVELHAPAGTVCCYENEAMDHFLGTAKRSAHEVGLLDLMDIARLSGCLPQYRALIGIQYATFDWGEELTPTVQHNIPKAGRLAADLLERWRLTSTKPAQF; encoded by the coding sequence ATGTTGGTATTAGGAATCGGCAATCATTTGCTACAGGATGAAGGAATTGGTATTCATCTCCTGCGATTTATGGAGCAGCACTATCCTGCTATCCCTGAAGTCACCTATCTAGACGGTGGCACGCTGAGCTTCACGCTCGCTAGCATTATTGAAGAACATAATCACTTATTGGTATTGGATGCGGTAGAGCTACACGCTCCCGCTGGAACGGTGTGCTGCTACGAAAATGAAGCCATGGATCATTTTCTCGGTACGGCTAAACGCAGCGCTCACGAGGTAGGTTTATTAGATCTGATGGATATAGCACGTCTTTCAGGTTGCTTACCGCAATACCGCGCCTTAATTGGTATTCAATACGCCACTTTCGATTGGGGCGAAGAGCTAACGCCTACCGTCCAACATAATATTCCTAAAGCAGGTCGCTTAGCCGCAGACCTATTAGAACGTTGGCGTTTAACCAGCACTAAACCTGCTCAATTCTAA
- a CDS encoding TerD family protein, translating into MAVSLTKGQRISLTKSNGGGLTKVRMGLGWDPAPAKKSGFFGSLFGGGGADEIDLDSSCLLLDTQKNLLDVVWFRQLQSRDGSISHSGDNLTGAGDGDDEVIFVDLTRLPANVQSLAFTVCSFRGQTFNEVGNAFCRLVDDTNDTELARYNLTEQGAHTGVVMAIVSRDGNGGWQMKAVGAPSQGAIANDMMPAVLAAL; encoded by the coding sequence ATGGCAGTCAGCTTAACTAAGGGTCAGCGCATTTCTTTGACCAAATCTAACGGGGGGGGATTAACCAAAGTCAGAATGGGGCTAGGTTGGGATCCCGCGCCCGCTAAAAAATCAGGTTTTTTCGGTAGCCTATTTGGTGGTGGGGGCGCTGATGAGATAGATCTAGATTCTTCTTGCTTATTGCTCGATACCCAAAAAAATCTGCTCGATGTAGTGTGGTTCCGTCAATTACAAAGCCGTGATGGTTCGATTAGTCATTCTGGCGATAATCTAACCGGAGCAGGGGACGGGGATGATGAGGTGATCTTTGTAGATCTCACCCGCTTACCCGCCAATGTGCAGTCTCTAGCTTTCACTGTATGTTCATTTCGTGGGCAAACCTTTAATGAGGTAGGCAATGCGTTCTGTCGCCTTGTGGATGATACCAATGACACTGAATTAGCACGCTATAACTTAACTGAGCAGGGTGCACATACAGGTGTGGTGATGGCGATTGTCAGTCGTGATGGTAATGGTGGTTGGCAGATGAAAGCCGTGGGAGCACCCAGCCAAGGAGCGATTGCGAATGATATGATGCCTGCGGTATTAGCGGCGCTGTAA